In the Longimicrobium sp. genome, CATGATCGGAACGGAGTGCATCGGTTCGATGGAGAAACGGACGCGGGCGATATGGGGGGGATCGCCACGAGGCTGGGGCGGGAGTCCGCGAAGGCGGACTTCTTGAAGTTCCAGCGGCGGGTTCAACCCGCCGAACTTCATCGCGACACAGAGGCTATGTGCATGCCGCGATTATAGATCCTTCGGCCTGCAACCGACGCCGCGAACGCTGGTTACGGTCTGGCCGGCCTCAGGATGACGTCTCTCGCGTGGTCTTCGCGGGTGCCCGAATCAGGGTACGCGCCGCCGCAGCTGGTCGAGCTCGGCGCGGAGGGTGGCGATGAGCTCGGCGATGAAGCCGAAGCCGAAGAGCAGGAACCCGATCGTCTCCAGCAGCCCCACCAGCGTCAGCAGCGGACGGAAGCCAAAGGGTGGCATCCAGTTCCCCACGCGAAGCACCACGGTCACCAGCCCGACGAGCATCCCCAGCACGATCAGGATCAGCCCGGTGCCGCCGAAGAACTGCATCGGCTTGGCGCTGAACTTCAGGTAGAACCAGACGACGATCAGGTCGCCCACGCCCACCAGCACGCGGCGCTTCCCCGAGTACTTCGCCACGCCCGCGCGGCGGGGATAGAGCGTGATGTCGATCTCCGCCACGCTGTAGCCCTCGGCGTGGGCGAGGACCACGAAGAAGCGGTGCCAGTCGTGGCGGAGGGGGATCTCGCGCAGGATCTCGGTGCGGAACGCCTTCATCGCGTTCAGGTCGCGCACCGGGATGTCGAACAGGCGCTGCGACATGCGGTTGTAGATGCTGCTGACCGCCGCCTTCTCGTACTGCCCCACCTTCCGCCCGCAGACGATGTCGTACCCCTCGCCGAGCCTGGCCAGGAAGCGCGGCACCTCGTCCGTCGCGTGCTGCAGGTCGGCGTCGAAGAGGACCAGGTACTCCGTCTCCGCCGCCATCGCGCCGGTGACCATCGCCTCGGTCTTGCCGAGGTTGCGGCGGTGGCGGACGACCTTCGCGCGCGGGAAGCGCTCCGCCTCGCGCACGGCCGCCTCGTACGTACCGTCCGTCGAGCCGTCGTCGACGATGATCAGCTCGCCGGCCAGGTCGTGGCGCTCGAAGGTCTCCCGCATCTCGCGGAAGAGCGCCGCCAGGTTCTCCACCTCGTTGAAGGCGGGCACCAGCACGGCGAAGTTGCGCCGCAGCGACTCCGGCACGGAAGTGCCCAGTGCCAAGTGCCCAGTGCCCAGTGAAACGGCGCCCGGCACGGCCAGGGGGACGCCCGCGCGGAGGTCCCCCTGCTGTCCCCTGTCCCCTGTTCCCTGTCCCCTGGCGGTGTTCACACGCGCTTCCGCATGCGGGCCGAGAGCACGCCCAGCTGGTCGCGGTACTTGGCCACCGTGCGCCGGGCGATCTGGATCCCCTCGTCCTTCAGGATGTTGACGATGGCCTGGTCGGTCAGCGGGTGCGCCGGGTCCTCGTCGGCC is a window encoding:
- a CDS encoding glycosyltransferase family 2 protein codes for the protein MPESLRRNFAVLVPAFNEVENLAALFREMRETFERHDLAGELIIVDDGSTDGTYEAAVREAERFPRAKVVRHRRNLGKTEAMVTGAMAAETEYLVLFDADLQHATDEVPRFLARLGEGYDIVCGRKVGQYEKAAVSSIYNRMSQRLFDIPVRDLNAMKAFRTEILREIPLRHDWHRFFVVLAHAEGYSVAEIDITLYPRRAGVAKYSGKRRVLVGVGDLIVVWFYLKFSAKPMQFFGGTGLILIVLGMLVGLVTVVLRVGNWMPPFGFRPLLTLVGLLETIGFLLFGFGFIAELIATLRAELDQLRRRVP